Proteins found in one Brachypodium distachyon strain Bd21 chromosome 5, Brachypodium_distachyon_v3.0, whole genome shotgun sequence genomic segment:
- the LOC100822503 gene encoding wall-associated receptor kinase 2 isoform X6 has translation MTPAGCETTCGGMDIPYPFGIGTGCSRKGFEINCVNNNFPVLAGTSLRVVHLSVDPAESQVMLPVGWQCFNASDPSTIEDWRDGEMEMNKDGAYRISNTQNKLFVLGCNTMGYRENKRAEGGSFDSNNHYTGCMSYCNDDKSAQDGLCAGAGCCHVDIPPGLTNNEFNFRMYDHSTMMDYSPCDYAFLVGRTNYTFQRSDLFMDKNRTMPVFLDWAIRDNGSSAILSCADAAKADQYACVSTRSSCFNAKNGPGYNCKCSKGHQGNPYIVDGCTNIDECADKVKYPCYGVCEDTQGSYKCTCQPGYRSNDPRTEHCTPKFPLGAQISTGAIGGILVLVFLSFIYVVRKEQRKTKDFYDKNGGPTLENARNIKLFKKDDLKRILKRSNLVGKGGFGEVYKGIVDDVHVAVKKPIHGSVLASEQFANEVIIQSQVIHKNIVRLIGCCLEVDAPMLVYEFVSKGSLDDILHKVDNKEPLSLDVRVNIATESARGLSYMHAEAHTKILHGDVKPANILLDDKFLPKISDFGISRLIARENQHTGNIIGDMSYMDPVYLQKGLLTEKSDVYSFGVVILELITRQKASYSDNNSLVRNFLEVYEKEKKATELFDKEIAVEGDFELLDSLAGLSVECLNLDVNQRPTMADVAERLLILNRTRRP, from the exons ATGACTCCTGCTGGCTGCGAGACGACTTGCGGCGGCATGGACATCCCCTACCCTTTTGGTATCGGCACAGGCTGCTCCCGCAAGGGTTTCGAGATCAACTGTGTCAACAACAATTTCCCTGTGCTCGCCGGCACATCCCTTCGGGTGGTGCACCTGTCCGTGGATCCAGCTGAGTCGCAGGTGATGCTCCCCGTTGGGTGGCAGTGCTTTAACGCCTCTGATCCATCCACTATAGAGGACTGGAGAGATGGCGAGATGGAGATGAACAAGGACGGCGCGTACCGCATCTCCAACACGCAGAACAAGCTATTCGTCCTCGGTTGCAACACCATGGGCTATAGGGAAAACAAGAGAGCCGAAGGTGGAAGTTTTGACTCCAACAATCACTACACCGGCTGCATGTCATACTGCAACGACGACAAGAGCGCGCAGGACGGACtgtgcgccggcgccggctgctgccATGTTGACATCCCGCCGGGGCTCACCAACAACGAATTCAACTTCCGGATGTACGACCACTCCACCATGATGGACTACAGCCCATGCGACTACGCCTTCCTTGTTGGCAGGACCAACTACACCTTCCAACGCTCCGACCTCTTCATGGACAAAAACCGGACCATGCCGGTGTTTCTGGACTGGGCCATCCGCGACAATGGCTCCAGTGCCATACTGTCCTGTGCCGACGCTGCCAAGGCGGATCAGTACGCCTGCGTGAGCACTCGCAGCAGTTGCTTCAACGCAAAAAATGGTCCTGGCTACAATTGCAAGTGCTCCAAAGGCCACCAGGGAAACCCCTACATTGTCGACGGATGCACCA ATATCGATGAATGTGCAGATAAAGTGAAATATCCTTGCTATGGTGTATGCGAGGATACCCAGGGATCTTACAAATGCACTTGTCAACCAGGTTATCGGAGCAATGACCCGAGAACGGAACATTGTACTCCAAAGTTCCCACTTGGAGCACAAATTTCCACAG GTGCAATAGGTGGCATTCTGGTCTTAGTGTTTCTGTCATTCATATATGTTGTTCGCAAAGAACAAAGGAAGACAAAAGATTTTTATGATAAGAACGGCGGTCCTACGTTAGAGAACGCGAGAAATATAAAGCTTTTTAAAAAGGATGATCTCAAGCGAATTTTGAAGCGTAGCAATTTAGTTGGAAAAGGTGGCTTTGGAGAAGTTTACAAGGGTATAGTTGATGACGTGCATGTAGCAGTAAAGAAACCGATCCATGGCAGTGTGTTAGCGAGTGAACAGTTTGCAAATGAAGTCATCATCCAGTCTCAAGTCATCCACAAGAACATTGTTAGGCTCATAGGTTGTTGCCTAGAAGTGGATGCACCCATGCTTGTTTACGAGTTTGTCTCCAAAGGAAGCCTTGACGACATTCTTCATAAAGTTGATAACAAGGAGCCTCTCAGCTTGGATGTGCGCGTAAATATTGCCACGGAATCAGCGCGTGGTCTATCTTATATGCATGCAGAAGCCCATACAAAAATCCTTCATGGTGATGTTAAACCAGCAAATATACTCTTGGATGATAAATTTCTACCGAAGATCTCTGACTTTGGCATATCAAGGCTAATTGCGAGAGAAAACCAACACACCGGGAACATCATTGGTGACATGAGTTATATGGATCCAGTATACCTACAAAAAGGTCTACTGACCGAAAAGAGTGATGTCTACAGTTTTGGAGTTGTGATCTTAGAGCTCATTACCAGGCAGAAGGCCAGTTATTCTGACAATAATAGCTTAGTGAGGAATTTCCTTGAAGTTTacgaaaaggagaagaaagcaacAGAGTTGTTTGACAAAGAAATTGCAGTAGAAGGAGATTTTGAGCTTCTTGATAGTCTGGCAGGGCTATCTGTGGAATGTCTTAACCTTGATGTGAATCAAAGACCAACCATGGCAGATGTGGCAGAGCGCCTTCTCATACTGAATCGAACCCGTAGGCCATAA